A single region of the Amphiura filiformis chromosome 7, Afil_fr2py, whole genome shotgun sequence genome encodes:
- the LOC140157705 gene encoding 5-hydroxytryptamine receptor 1B-like, with protein sequence MNTTNVSESTDVFIVHAEAHIAYSIFLPLLTLLTIVANLGIITAFWKVSSLREKPSNLLILCLSFVDLIQGLLFLPIMSHFQIIGIWIFGEIGCQLWIAIGTITSVTSIFLLVAISLDRLLLISLTYPRYVKLLLKSRIKVTAILCLICALIPTFTELVVWQKAKSLDIKAESINFELTCLSPTRRVVQFQFFMIIFSILPFFVVVIFTCTFFIRLRRITKSNRVGGTHNHDGSLSSPATGIADKDDESNNAPAGISHKPSTSHRLTTGPEESLRRIFVSEESGPESGSRARYIKPAITLSALVLAMITCLMPYNLYVIVIIPVCSKCYDPRLVSNLGILIFCNPLFDAVFYGVTQGKIRGFYLAQIRGIYRQMRQS encoded by the coding sequence ATGAATACAACCAATGTCAGTGAATCCACTGACGTCTTCATCGTTCACGCTGAAGCTCATATTGCGTATTCCATATTCCTCCCACTTCTGACGCTTCTGACCATCGTTGCAAATCTTGGAATAATCACTGCTTTCTGGAAAGTATCCAGTTTAAGAGAAAAGCCGAGTAACTTGCTCATATTATGCCTTTCTTTCGTAGATTTGATTCAAGGATTGCTATTCCTTCCAATTATGTCACATTTTCAAATTATTGGAATATGGATCTTTGGTGAAATTGGTTGTCAATTGTGGATCGCAATAGGTACCATAACTAGTGTTACTTCCATTTTCTTACTAGTTGCAATAAGCTTGGATAGACTGCTTCTTATATCACTGACATATCCTCGATACGTGAAACTTCTATTAAAATCACGCATCAAAGTAACAGCTATTTTATGTTTAATATGTGCACTTATACCCACATTTACTGAACTTGTTGTGTGGCAAAAGGCTAAATCATTGGATATCAAAGCAGAAAGTATAAACTTTGAGCTCACATGCCTCTCACCAACAAGAAGAGTCGTACAGTTTCAGTTTTTCATGATTATCTTTAGCATTTTACCTTTCTTCGTGGTCGTAATATTTACTTGTACATTCTTCATTCGATTGAGAAGAATAACGAAATCAAATCGTGTCGGTGGAACTCATAACCATGATGGCAGTTTGTCTTCTCCTGCTACGGGAATTGCCGACAAGGATGATGAATCTAACAATGCACCTGCGGGAATTTCCCACAAGCCGAGTACATCTCACAGACTGACCACTGGACCAGAAGaaagcctgagacgaatattcgtctcagaaGAAAGCGGACCCGAAAGCGGATCTAGAGCTCGTTATATCAAACCTGCAATCACGCTGTCGGCTCTGGTGTTGGCGATGATAACCTGTCTAATGCCTTACAACTTGTATGTCATTGTCATTATACCAGTCTGCAGTAAATGCTATGATCCACGGCTTGTGTCCAACTTGGGAATTCTTATATTTTGCAACCCTTTATTTGATGCAGTTTTCTACGGAGTAACACAAGGAAAGATAAGGGGATTTTATCTGGCTCAAATCCGAGGGATTTATAGACAAATGAGGCAAAGTTAA